ACAAAGAGACTATGTTCTCATGACGACATGACTCATGGACAACAAATTTTTTTTAAAACCACGAGGTTTCTTGTTTTTGGCTTGGTGTTTCGTTGATGTACTAATCTCAGGAGGAGGAGGCGCTGTGTCTTTCTTGGGTTGTGTCTCGGTTCCATCTGATATTTGAGCCTCAATTTTCTTGGGAGGTGGCTTCAAATTACCATAGTCCACTCTTCGTTAACATCTTCATGAGCAAACCTTCTTCAATGTTCCCACACATATATACCTTCTGACGTGGTGCATCTATGGTAAATGGTACACCTGACATCGAACTAAGAAATAAATAAAAAACCACCAAACAAAACCTTATATAGAGAAATCTTGCAAACCTTGGATTGTCTTTAAAGCTCCGATGATTTTCTTGTACCAACTTCCTTCTAACATGTCAATCTCGAATCTAAATCTCTGCAGCAAAAAAAAAAACAGTTCTAAAAACTAAAACAATTGAATAGTGTTGGAAGCAGTGAAGTTATGAGATCAATATATATGTATAACCAGAAAATGATTATTAGGTTTCCGGATGCCTTGTGGATTCTCTTCATGTCCATAATCAATCCGGTAGAGCACAGCGTAAATTTTGGCTCTAAATAACTTTTTAATGAAGACCACAGGATCAACTTGGCCACGTAAAAACATCAACTTCTTAGTGAACATCATAGGATTAGCTCCTTCGCCATGTGTCCACCAGTCGGGTGCATCAATGGAGAACGCTAAACCTAGAATTAACGACATTACAGTTATAGTTAAAGACTGATCTACTTCCTCTTGAGTAATCAATAATTAACAAGAAGAAAATGGATCAAGACTCAAAAGCCTTCTTTACCTTCAATGCCCACAAATATTTTATGTAATGTCTTTTGCCAACCTTTGAGTTCAGTTTCCACAAGCAAAACACATGACTATTCATAAAATTACACAGGGACTGTTAGAAAATTTTAGACAATGCCTTGAAAAACAATTAGAAAGAAAAGAAAAAGAATCAAAGAAATTCTTACTAGTTGAGGAGCAGCAATCTTTTTTGGGTTCCTAGCTAGAGCTGCTTTCTTTGTTTACCCTAACATGCACAACTTAAGTAAGATTATATTATATACTAAATTACTACAAGAACTGAATTGGAAGCTGTTTGAATTGGAAGGCAGGAAAGCCCATGGTCGCAGCTCTTTTGGCCTAGAGGCGGTCTCGCCAATGGGGTTAGGGGTTCCGACCAAGAGCAGAAATCACTGGAGACTCCGGAAAATCCTCCCCCTTGCTCCTACTTTCATTCATATGCTCACGTGGGACTCACACTCACGAAGAGATGATCAAGGTACTTTCAAGTTTCAATTGCTTCTTTCTCCTTTTCGTTTATCATTAGTCTGGTGTGAGACCTTGAAATTGAACTATCCTTGGTTTGGGGGAAGTTTAGCTCTTGTCTTTTGGAGCATTGGATTAACTAATACATCTTGTTCTTGAACCAAACTGGGGTTTTCCAATTCAGTTTTGCTCTCTTGTTCAAAAAGAAAACTATTCAATGTCTGCAGAATTTGTCTGAAAATATATTTCAAAATGAGTGTGTTTTGTGTCTCCACCTATGTTATTGAAAAAGTAGCCCACTTGGTGTTGAATCCCTTTTCCTGGACAGATGATTGTATATTTCTATGACTCAATAGACGTAGACCAAGACCAAGTCATTGAAGGCTCCGTTACTCTTTCCAAATATTGATGTTTGCCGAAGAATATTCAAGTTAAGAGCATATCCAATGTAAAATAGAATATGTAGTAAAAATATTCCAATCCTATTTCATTTATCATTCTATAATAGAATAATGAACAAACAAAAAATAAATTACTTCATTTATGAAATAAACTCATCTTTTACATCATTATCGAGTAAGAAATATAATAGGATTAGAGCATTTTTTACTCTGTACTCTATTTTGTTTAACTTTGGAGTAAAAAATAGAGTAGGATTGGAGTTGTATGAGTTTGATACCTTAAAGATTCACACTAATGTTTCATCATCTTCAAACATAAAGGCTGTTTGTTACTCAGCATCAATCTTTCAGTTTTCAGTCATTTGTTTATTTATTTATAATTGGTGTCCGGTGCACCCAAAACAAATATAATTGGGGTCCTAGTGTCTTTCACTAATCAGTCATTTACATATTACAACCAGGGGCGTGGACTTCGGGTTCGGGTCGGTTATTTCAAGTTTTTGTTATTTGGTATAGGAGTTTAGAACATGTTTGAATATTTTTACATTTTGTATCGGGTTCGGGTATTTGTAGTTTGGATTCGAGTAATTCGAGTCAGCTTCAATTTTTTTGTATTTTTCACAAAATTACATAGTTCAAGCAAACAAAAATGATCAAACCAAAAATTCATCTTATAATCTTAAATCATGAA
This sequence is a window from Brassica oleracea var. oleracea cultivar TO1000 chromosome C1, BOL, whole genome shotgun sequence. Protein-coding genes within it:
- the LOC106338133 gene encoding uncharacterized protein LOC106338133, translated to MSLILGLAFSIDAPDWWTHGEGANPMMFTKKLMFLRGQVDPVVFIKKLFRAKIYAVLYRIDYGHEENPQGIRKPNNHFLRFRFEIDMLEGSWYKKIIGALKTIQGVPFTIDAPRQKVYMCGNIEEGLLMKMLTKSGLW